A single window of Thermoflexus hugenholtzii JAD2 DNA harbors:
- a CDS encoding S9 family peptidase, with protein sequence MPRVLPYGLWPSPLEPERMASLLRITDVQWDRSGRVLIWREERSGRGVLVAREGDGPPRDLTEIESVRARIGYGGGDFTAGDGFVIYVGEDGRLYRLPLAHGLPRPITPPFGHAASPILSPDGRWVLYVHSDGETDLLALVDAEGRCWPQKVAEGADFYMQPAWHPTRPLIAWVEWDHPNMPWDGARLCLARLEGDPPRPSSPEVIAGDATTPVFQPAFSPDGRFLSYILTDGEWDALVVMDLETGARRILVEGTTLAPPAWVQGLRVYGWSPQGDRLFYRRNENAIGSLEAVDLEGRITRLDLHPYTWFDQLAVAPDREALAMIASSPVLPPRVVTWEDGRFRVHRFASAERIPPEAFSFPQPIQWRAPDGTAVHGLYYPPASLEVTGVGLPPALISIHGGPTSQRVMSYNADAQFFATRGFAYLEVNYRGSTGYGRSYRDALKGKWGLLDVEDAVGGARALAEQGLADPRRRVIMGGSAGGYTVLNALIRHPGFFRAGICLFGVTNLFTLAAETHKFEAHYLDSLVGPLPEAAERYREWSPIFHADRIRDPVAIFQGEEDRVVPPSQAEALVEALRRRGVPHFYRLYPGEGHGWRRAETIARFYREVLEFLRQHVLFA encoded by the coding sequence ATGCCCCGGGTTCTCCCCTATGGCCTCTGGCCCAGCCCGCTGGAGCCGGAGCGGATGGCGAGCTTGCTCCGGATCACGGATGTCCAGTGGGACCGCTCGGGCCGCGTTTTGATCTGGCGGGAGGAGCGCTCCGGCCGCGGCGTCCTGGTCGCCCGAGAGGGCGATGGACCGCCGCGGGACCTCACGGAGATCGAATCGGTGCGGGCCCGCATCGGATACGGCGGCGGCGATTTCACCGCCGGCGACGGCTTCGTGATCTACGTCGGGGAGGACGGACGCCTCTACCGGCTCCCCCTGGCCCATGGGCTCCCCCGACCCATCACCCCGCCCTTCGGGCACGCCGCCTCGCCGATCCTCTCCCCGGATGGGCGCTGGGTGCTCTACGTGCATTCGGACGGCGAGACCGACCTCCTGGCCCTGGTGGACGCGGAAGGACGCTGCTGGCCCCAGAAGGTCGCCGAGGGCGCGGATTTCTACATGCAGCCGGCCTGGCATCCCACCCGGCCCCTCATCGCCTGGGTGGAATGGGATCATCCGAACATGCCCTGGGACGGCGCGCGCCTGTGCCTGGCGCGCCTGGAGGGCGACCCACCCCGCCCTTCCTCGCCGGAGGTCATCGCCGGGGACGCCACGACCCCGGTCTTCCAGCCCGCTTTCTCCCCCGACGGCCGCTTCCTGAGCTATATCCTCACCGACGGGGAATGGGATGCGCTGGTCGTGATGGACTTGGAGACCGGGGCCCGGCGGATCCTGGTGGAGGGGACCACCCTGGCGCCCCCTGCCTGGGTTCAGGGGCTGCGGGTTTATGGATGGAGCCCGCAGGGGGATCGCCTCTTCTACCGCCGCAACGAGAACGCCATCGGTTCCTTAGAGGCCGTGGATCTGGAAGGACGGATCACGCGCCTGGACCTCCACCCCTACACCTGGTTCGACCAGCTCGCGGTGGCCCCGGACCGGGAGGCCCTGGCCATGATCGCTTCCTCCCCTGTCCTCCCGCCCCGGGTGGTGACCTGGGAGGACGGCCGGTTCCGCGTCCACCGGTTCGCCAGCGCGGAGCGGATCCCGCCGGAGGCGTTCTCCTTCCCCCAGCCCATTCAGTGGCGCGCGCCGGACGGGACGGCTGTCCACGGCCTGTATTACCCGCCGGCCTCGCTGGAGGTGACGGGGGTGGGCCTGCCCCCGGCCCTTATCAGCATCCACGGCGGCCCCACCTCCCAGCGGGTGATGAGCTACAACGCGGATGCCCAGTTCTTCGCCACGCGGGGCTTCGCTTACCTGGAAGTGAATTATCGGGGGAGCACCGGCTACGGGCGCTCCTACCGGGATGCCCTGAAGGGGAAATGGGGCCTTCTGGATGTGGAGGACGCCGTGGGGGGCGCCCGGGCCCTGGCAGAACAGGGGCTGGCGGATCCCCGGCGTCGGGTGATCATGGGCGGCAGCGCCGGCGGCTATACGGTCCTCAACGCCCTGATCCGCCACCCTGGCTTTTTCCGCGCTGGCATCTGCCTCTTCGGCGTCACCAACCTGTTCACCTTGGCCGCCGAGACCCACAAGTTCGAGGCCCATTACCTGGACTCCCTGGTCGGTCCCCTCCCGGAGGCTGCGGAACGCTATCGGGAGTGGTCCCCGATCTTCCACGCGGACCGGATTCGGGATCCCGTGGCCATCTTTCAGGGGGAGGAAGATCGGGTCGTGCCGCCGAGCCAGGCCGAGGCCCTCGTGGAGGCCCTGCGCCGGCGGGGGGTTCCCCACTTCTACCGGCTTTATCCGGGGGAAGGGCACGGCTGGCGCCGGGCCGAGACCATCGCCCGCTTCTACCGGGAGGTCCTGGAGTTCCTCCGCCAGCACGTGCTGTTCGCGTAA
- a CDS encoding WD40 repeat domain-containing protein — translation MRHVRIVWVLLALILSVAACRPRPAPGPATAGPASPTAAPAPTMAAPTPTPALPGLGHPVPAGGEPISLDNLPRLQPIWRAQWPMWHRLWPTSEALIGVGVEVMVISPSDLEIRQFFPLPAGTEFPTALAVSGDHRTAAVGTSEGDLWRVDLSRGEIRGEARISESIKALAFLDPQGQRAAVLADGLRIWEADGSVSSPVGVLPQKDYSGQLSPDGRWALAVDNQGVGGLYEVPSGARILSFTVPFTSPWSVALHPEARYAAVAGRDAVVVLRLDPSGGRAETLRRLSRSGVRGMDGSASFLAILSEEGGGTRLQVLRWESGESVVNTLLDRPFFHVRLDETGGRAYLADFNRLEARSLSDGELLGRRAHPMTDFGIPLWEQRAVVLSSKPLGPWDPEVALLDLATGRLRWQRTLKSPVRSAWADPQGRWVAAALKDGGAEFLKLEDGESVGRLELRDITWLGPDGQGRGLIGLRENTVMLWPVEGKAPVWRRALPVPRDLRLIGAVSPQWIAVAPLRGQDTRFGEYNRIWVMDHEGNIQNTLSDRQNFGNIYRLEWFSDHLIVHMLSGSSGYAFIFSIPGGQQVASPRIRSAYDLTSIYWWPDLRMGVVNNLLDELVVFRMEGPSVAMRSLHSEEELWVHDVQRVGNGSLLLAGAQSVRVLRRGEGSLRWRLKREGQLQAFDLNGMQKVWERPVPFSLLWMALSPDDRWVMIGSAEGIVEIWGVR, via the coding sequence ATGAGGCATGTTCGCATCGTCTGGGTTCTTCTGGCTCTGATTCTAAGTGTTGCGGCGTGTCGTCCGCGTCCGGCGCCGGGGCCGGCGACGGCCGGACCGGCCTCTCCGACGGCGGCTCCGGCCCCGACCATGGCGGCTCCCACCCCTACACCGGCGTTGCCGGGCCTGGGGCATCCGGTGCCAGCCGGTGGGGAGCCCATCTCTCTGGATAACCTCCCCCGCCTGCAGCCGATCTGGCGGGCCCAGTGGCCGATGTGGCACAGGCTGTGGCCGACCTCCGAGGCCCTGATCGGTGTGGGGGTGGAAGTCATGGTCATATCCCCGTCCGACCTGGAGATCCGACAGTTCTTTCCGCTCCCCGCGGGCACGGAGTTTCCGACCGCCCTGGCGGTCAGTGGAGACCATCGGACGGCCGCCGTGGGAACCAGCGAGGGGGATCTGTGGCGGGTGGATCTGAGCCGCGGGGAGATCCGCGGCGAGGCGAGGATATCGGAGTCCATCAAGGCGCTGGCGTTCCTGGACCCTCAGGGGCAACGCGCGGCGGTGCTGGCCGATGGGTTGCGGATCTGGGAGGCGGATGGTTCGGTGTCGTCGCCGGTGGGGGTACTTCCCCAGAAAGACTATAGTGGGCAGCTCAGCCCGGACGGTCGCTGGGCGCTGGCAGTGGACAATCAGGGTGTCGGGGGCCTGTATGAGGTTCCGTCGGGCGCCCGGATCTTAAGTTTCACGGTTCCCTTCACCAGCCCGTGGTCGGTTGCGTTGCATCCGGAGGCGCGATATGCGGCCGTAGCCGGGAGGGATGCCGTGGTTGTTCTCCGCCTCGATCCCTCCGGGGGGCGTGCGGAGACGCTTCGGCGGCTCAGCCGGTCAGGCGTTCGGGGGATGGATGGCAGCGCATCGTTTCTGGCCATTCTGTCCGAAGAAGGCGGAGGGACGCGCCTCCAGGTCCTGCGCTGGGAGAGCGGGGAATCGGTGGTGAACACCCTGCTGGACCGGCCGTTCTTCCACGTGCGCCTTGACGAAACAGGCGGCCGGGCTTACCTCGCCGACTTCAATCGCCTGGAGGCCCGCTCGCTATCGGACGGCGAGCTTCTCGGGCGGCGGGCGCACCCCATGACGGATTTCGGAATCCCTCTCTGGGAGCAGCGCGCGGTGGTTCTGAGCTCAAAGCCTCTGGGGCCTTGGGATCCGGAAGTGGCGCTGCTGGATCTCGCCACCGGACGCCTCCGATGGCAGCGGACGCTGAAATCCCCCGTTCGATCCGCCTGGGCGGATCCCCAGGGGCGATGGGTGGCTGCAGCGCTGAAGGACGGCGGGGCTGAGTTCCTGAAGCTGGAGGACGGAGAATCCGTGGGGCGGCTGGAGCTGCGGGATATCACGTGGCTGGGCCCGGATGGGCAGGGTCGGGGCCTGATCGGCCTGCGGGAGAACACGGTGATGCTCTGGCCGGTTGAGGGGAAGGCCCCGGTCTGGCGGCGCGCCCTTCCGGTTCCCCGGGATCTGCGGCTGATCGGTGCCGTCTCCCCCCAGTGGATCGCCGTCGCGCCGCTTCGCGGACAGGACACCCGTTTCGGCGAGTATAACCGGATCTGGGTGATGGATCACGAGGGCAACATCCAGAACACCCTGAGCGATCGTCAGAACTTTGGGAACATCTATCGTCTTGAATGGTTCTCCGACCATCTGATCGTGCATATGCTTTCTGGATCCTCCGGCTACGCGTTCATCTTCTCGATCCCGGGCGGGCAGCAAGTAGCCAGTCCGCGCATCCGGTCAGCCTATGACCTCACATCGATTTACTGGTGGCCTGATCTCCGGATGGGGGTGGTGAACAATCTCCTCGATGAGCTTGTGGTTTTCCGGATGGAGGGCCCTAGTGTTGCGATGCGCTCTCTGCATAGCGAGGAAGAGCTTTGGGTGCACGACGTTCAGCGGGTCGGGAATGGATCACTGCTGCTGGCAGGGGCGCAATCCGTTCGTGTTCTTCGGCGAGGGGAGGGGTCATTGCGATGGCGGCTCAAAAGGGAAGGGCAATTGCAGGCGTTTGATCTCAATGGGATGCAGAAAGTATGGGAGCGTCCGGTTCCCTTCTCGCTGCTCTGGATGGCGTTGTCCCCTGATGATCGGTGGGTGATGATAGGGAGCGCGGAGGGGATTGTGGAGATCTGGGGCGTGCGGTGA
- the cas1b gene encoding type I-B CRISPR-associated endonuclease Cas1b, which yields MGRAYYLFRSGRLRRRQNTLYLEWEADGQTQRQAIPVEDVEALFAMGELDLNTRLLSFLGRHGISLHVFNYYGFYVGSFYPRETRAAGQVVVAQALHSADPSRRLALARGFVEGALFHMRRNLLYYRRQGLPVEEPLTAIEQALREIESCPDVPTLMGLEGQARDAYYRAFPAILNLEGFRRSRRPPENPINALLSFGNGLLYAATLSELYHTPLHPAISFLHEPSAGRFSLALDLAELFKPLVVDRMAFTLMNRNALSEEDFLEEVGFCYLKEEGRKKVVAEFEERMRETVQHPRLKRPVSYRTLIRLEAYKLVRHLLGMEPYEPLKAWW from the coding sequence ATGGGACGCGCGTATTATCTGTTCCGCAGCGGGCGTCTGCGGCGGCGCCAGAACACGCTCTACCTGGAGTGGGAGGCCGACGGCCAGACCCAGCGCCAGGCCATCCCCGTGGAGGATGTGGAGGCCCTCTTCGCCATGGGGGAGCTGGACCTCAACACCCGCCTCTTGAGCTTCCTGGGCCGCCACGGGATTAGCCTGCACGTGTTCAACTATTACGGGTTCTACGTGGGCTCGTTCTACCCCCGGGAGACCCGGGCCGCCGGACAGGTGGTGGTGGCCCAGGCCCTCCATTCCGCGGATCCCTCCCGCCGGCTCGCCCTGGCCCGAGGCTTCGTGGAGGGCGCCCTCTTCCACATGCGCCGCAACCTGCTCTACTACCGGCGCCAGGGTCTGCCGGTAGAGGAACCCCTAACCGCCATCGAACAAGCTTTGAGGGAGATCGAAAGCTGCCCGGACGTGCCGACCCTGATGGGCCTGGAGGGACAGGCCCGGGATGCCTACTACAGGGCCTTCCCGGCCATCCTGAATCTGGAGGGGTTCCGCCGCAGCCGGCGGCCGCCGGAGAACCCGATCAACGCCCTGCTCTCCTTCGGCAACGGCCTCCTCTATGCAGCTACCTTGTCCGAGCTCTATCACACCCCCCTCCACCCGGCCATTAGCTTCCTCCACGAGCCCTCCGCCGGGCGCTTCTCCCTGGCCCTCGACCTGGCCGAGCTCTTCAAGCCGCTCGTGGTGGACCGCATGGCCTTCACGCTGATGAACCGGAACGCCCTGAGCGAGGAGGATTTCCTGGAAGAAGTCGGCTTCTGTTACTTGAAGGAGGAGGGGCGCAAGAAGGTGGTGGCGGAGTTCGAGGAGCGGATGCGGGAGACCGTGCAACATCCCCGCCTGAAGCGCCCGGTGAGCTACCGGACTCTGATCCGCCTGGAGGCCTACAAACTGGTCCGACATCTGCTGGGGATGGAGCCCTACGAGCCCCTGAAAGCGTGGTGGTGA
- a CDS encoding DUF3352 domain-containing protein has protein sequence MSRRWWLALLPVLALVCCVTGLAVGALAFSPLRERVMALLGLRPQILAAEMVPDDAIFYASLSYNLQAQPGYETIRRAYLENPEVQRVLEEWKDQLRKEAEIDFDADIAPWIGPEIGLALFPASPEELGAGRLPLVLLVASRDHGKADAFLERLRQLAEKEGGRVEDRAYRGRSYQLWISEGPQNPPLAIGRLGEFVVVAVTEEAFQRVADRAAGQGQSITTSPRFRKVIQALPAQSVMMVYLDYPALQKLSQEALPRLQPGAPDPESLLGPWASMAQAIQGAGFAVELQAQGLRLQSIAVIDRARVPQDLRASLDAPPISEALLGRIPENTLGFFQTARIGQSLRQSLEIIRRNPEARRQLQDMEATMGIRLEEDLLAWMTGDLILAALPVPAGAPSGIPVGVSLWIGTDQPEAARAGLARLEDALAMMGVQVEESTRVGQAVRIITAPTGERILAYTVDPEAMQMVFPADAFEGYYKPARAITGNPRFQEIRKQLPAQISSLFFLDTFALWDLIEEQIPGAEGATFREKARPFLDPIQGIGIAGEATTGAEIQRGVLFIRIVPSGS, from the coding sequence ATGTCCCGACGATGGTGGCTGGCGCTCTTACCGGTGCTGGCGCTGGTGTGCTGCGTGACCGGCCTCGCCGTCGGCGCCCTGGCTTTCTCGCCGCTGCGCGAGCGGGTCATGGCCCTGCTGGGGCTACGCCCCCAAATCCTGGCCGCGGAGATGGTCCCGGACGACGCTATCTTCTACGCCTCCCTCTCTTACAACCTCCAGGCCCAACCCGGCTACGAAACCATCCGCCGCGCCTACCTGGAGAACCCCGAGGTCCAGCGCGTCCTTGAGGAATGGAAAGATCAGCTAAGAAAGGAAGCCGAGATTGATTTCGACGCCGACATCGCGCCATGGATCGGGCCGGAGATCGGCCTGGCCCTCTTCCCCGCCTCCCCCGAAGAACTGGGGGCGGGTCGCCTGCCCCTCGTGCTTCTCGTCGCCTCCCGAGATCACGGGAAGGCTGATGCCTTCCTGGAGCGACTGCGCCAGCTGGCTGAAAAGGAAGGCGGGCGCGTGGAGGACCGCGCCTACCGAGGCCGATCGTATCAGCTGTGGATCTCCGAAGGGCCCCAGAACCCGCCCCTGGCCATCGGGCGGCTCGGGGAGTTCGTGGTGGTCGCGGTGACCGAGGAGGCTTTCCAACGGGTGGCCGATCGCGCCGCTGGGCAAGGCCAATCCATCACCACCTCCCCGCGCTTCCGGAAAGTGATTCAGGCCCTGCCCGCCCAGAGCGTAATGATGGTCTATCTGGACTATCCGGCGCTGCAGAAACTCTCTCAGGAGGCGCTCCCTCGCCTGCAACCCGGGGCGCCGGATCCGGAATCCCTGCTGGGGCCCTGGGCATCCATGGCCCAGGCCATCCAAGGGGCAGGCTTCGCGGTGGAGCTGCAGGCCCAGGGCCTCCGCCTCCAGTCGATTGCGGTGATCGACCGGGCCAGGGTGCCCCAGGACCTCCGCGCCTCGCTGGACGCCCCGCCGATCTCGGAGGCGCTCCTGGGCCGGATCCCAGAGAACACCCTCGGTTTCTTCCAGACCGCCCGCATCGGGCAAAGCCTCCGCCAGAGCCTGGAGATCATCCGCAGGAACCCGGAGGCCCGTCGCCAGCTTCAGGATATGGAAGCCACCATGGGGATCCGGCTGGAGGAGGATCTCCTCGCCTGGATGACCGGGGATCTGATCCTGGCGGCGCTCCCCGTGCCGGCGGGGGCCCCTTCGGGGATCCCGGTGGGGGTTTCGCTCTGGATCGGGACCGATCAGCCGGAGGCGGCCCGCGCGGGCCTGGCGCGCCTGGAGGACGCCCTGGCGATGATGGGCGTCCAAGTGGAGGAGTCCACGCGGGTCGGGCAGGCCGTCCGCATCATCACCGCGCCCACCGGGGAGCGCATCCTGGCCTATACCGTGGATCCGGAGGCGATGCAAATGGTCTTCCCCGCGGACGCCTTCGAGGGCTATTACAAGCCGGCGCGCGCCATCACCGGGAACCCGCGCTTCCAGGAGATCCGGAAGCAGCTGCCCGCGCAGATCTCGTCCCTGTTCTTCCTGGACACCTTCGCCCTTTGGGATCTAATCGAGGAACAGATCCCCGGAGCCGAGGGCGCCACCTTCCGGGAAAAGGCCCGCCCCTTCCTGGATCCCATCCAGGGGATCGGGATCGCCGGGGAGGCCACGACGGGCGCCGAGATCCAGCGCGGGGTGCTCTTCATCCGGATCGTGCCTTCCGGCTCCTGA
- a CDS encoding cupredoxin domain-containing protein: protein MARLIRLTVAGLLLGALLTACGGGGAGGTGGTGGLIMEMGDLYYKPDTLTAKPGQTLQITLDNRGSLEHNFVLYDLDGQTVLFEKDAIQPGQKMNISLKVPEKPGTYEYVCTVPGHKEGGMVGKLIVQP from the coding sequence ATGGCACGGTTGATCCGTTTAACGGTGGCGGGCCTCCTCCTCGGCGCGCTGCTGACGGCCTGCGGGGGTGGCGGCGCAGGGGGGACCGGCGGGACGGGCGGCCTGATCATGGAAATGGGGGATCTTTACTACAAACCCGATACGCTGACCGCAAAGCCCGGCCAGACCCTGCAGATCACCCTCGACAACCGGGGCTCTCTGGAGCACAACTTCGTGCTCTACGATCTTGACGGCCAGACGGTGCTCTTCGAGAAGGACGCCATCCAGCCCGGCCAGAAGATGAACATCTCCTTGAAGGTCCCGGAGAAGCCAGGCACCTATGAGTATGTGTGCACGGTGCCCGGCCACAAAGAGGGCGGGATGGTGGGCAAGTTGATCGTGCAGCCATAA
- a CDS encoding MFS transporter encodes MSKEADSPKRQGPGDSPYWILGALAFGVFIAADDLTVVSTMLPRMIVDFEIPIPSGLRDAAWIVSAYLIAYVTAMPLMGRLSDRYGRLPLYALSLSLFLAGSLLVLSARTLPMLIAARALQAFGGGAVVPIAMAAVGDRFPEGRRGFAIGLLAAIDTLGWIWGPLYGALLIRYGPEVGAWLHHALGLPVALAGWSWQWQFALNVPLTLLALAAAGVGRRAFGTPPRALAVDIPGVALFSAALIALHFGLARMGGSLDLPDFSNRAPGAPEQAWPWLLLSALALLLLLGYEHRAHAPFLPLELFRRRNLVGAGLVNLILGIGLITPMVQVPLFINTLRGEGATPEEWLGRAALRSGQVLSGLTGGMALGALIGGWASRWGYRRPALIGILAAALALGLAARWEAEEPFGRMFRHMALAGLGLGAATSAVSAAALDAAPPTARGLVSGLLLILRLIGMSLGMAGLTAWGTSRFERMVAAYTLAELPAALPAITLAILREIFGLAALTMGLALPIAATLRPLREGTSARSTRSSQDSVIPDSFNS; translated from the coding sequence ATGAGCAAAGAGGCCGACAGCCCGAAGAGACAGGGGCCTGGGGACTCCCCTTACTGGATCCTGGGGGCGCTGGCCTTCGGGGTCTTCATCGCCGCGGATGACCTCACGGTGGTCAGCACGATGCTCCCCCGCATGATCGTGGACTTCGAGATCCCCATCCCTTCCGGCCTCCGGGATGCCGCATGGATCGTCTCCGCTTACCTGATCGCCTACGTCACCGCGATGCCGCTGATGGGCCGGCTCTCGGATCGCTACGGGCGCCTCCCCCTTTACGCCCTCAGCCTGTCCCTCTTCCTTGCCGGCTCGCTCCTCGTGCTCTCCGCCCGCACGCTCCCCATGCTCATCGCCGCCCGCGCCCTCCAAGCCTTCGGGGGCGGGGCAGTGGTCCCCATCGCCATGGCCGCCGTCGGGGATCGTTTCCCGGAGGGACGCCGTGGCTTCGCCATCGGACTGCTCGCGGCCATCGACACCCTGGGCTGGATCTGGGGACCCCTCTATGGAGCACTCCTCATCCGCTACGGACCGGAGGTAGGGGCCTGGCTCCACCATGCCCTGGGGCTGCCCGTCGCCCTGGCTGGCTGGAGCTGGCAATGGCAGTTCGCTCTGAACGTCCCCCTCACCCTTCTGGCGCTGGCCGCCGCCGGGGTCGGCCGCCGGGCCTTCGGGACCCCCCCTCGCGCCCTCGCGGTGGACATCCCGGGCGTCGCCCTCTTCTCCGCCGCCCTGATCGCGCTCCATTTCGGCCTCGCCCGGATGGGCGGCTCCCTGGACCTCCCGGATTTTTCGAATCGGGCTCCGGGAGCTCCGGAGCAGGCATGGCCGTGGCTTTTGCTCAGCGCCCTCGCCCTTCTCCTCTTGCTGGGCTACGAGCACCGTGCCCACGCTCCCTTCCTCCCTTTGGAGCTCTTCCGACGCCGGAACCTCGTGGGGGCCGGGCTGGTGAACCTGATCCTGGGGATCGGCCTGATCACCCCCATGGTCCAGGTCCCCCTCTTCATCAACACCCTGCGCGGCGAGGGTGCCACCCCCGAGGAATGGCTCGGCCGCGCCGCCCTGCGCAGCGGGCAGGTCCTGAGCGGGCTCACCGGAGGGATGGCGCTGGGCGCTCTCATCGGGGGTTGGGCGAGCCGCTGGGGATACCGTCGTCCGGCTCTGATCGGGATCTTGGCCGCTGCCCTGGCCCTCGGGCTGGCCGCGCGCTGGGAGGCCGAGGAGCCTTTCGGCCGGATGTTCCGGCACATGGCCCTGGCCGGGCTGGGCCTGGGAGCCGCCACCTCCGCAGTGAGCGCGGCCGCCCTCGACGCCGCACCCCCCACCGCCCGCGGCCTGGTCTCCGGCCTCCTGCTCATCCTCCGCCTGATCGGCATGAGCCTGGGGATGGCCGGCCTCACCGCATGGGGAACTTCCCGCTTCGAGCGAATGGTGGCCGCTTACACGTTGGCGGAGCTTCCCGCCGCGTTGCCGGCCATCACCCTGGCCATCCTGCGGGAGATCTTCGGCCTCGCCGCCTTGACTATGGGGCTGGCCCTCCCGATCGCCGCCACCCTCCGCCCCCTCCGGGAGGGCACCTCCGCCCGCTCCACCCGCTCTTCGCAGGATTCGGTAATCCCAGACTCTTTCAACTCGTAA
- the cas2 gene encoding CRISPR-associated endonuclease Cas2: MYVIIVYDVEVERVARVCQYLRRHLHWVQNSAFEGEITPARLERVKAELRDLIDEKKDAVYFYILQDRHALRREVLGREKGSTSTIV; the protein is encoded by the coding sequence ATGTATGTGATCATCGTTTACGATGTGGAAGTGGAGCGGGTCGCCCGGGTTTGCCAGTATCTGCGCCGCCACCTCCACTGGGTGCAGAACTCCGCCTTCGAGGGGGAGATCACCCCCGCCCGCCTGGAACGGGTGAAGGCGGAGCTCCGGGACCTGATTGACGAGAAAAAGGACGCGGTGTATTTCTACATCCTGCAGGATCGCCACGCTCTGCGCCGCGAAGTGCTGGGCCGGGAGAAGGGATCCACCTCCACGATCGTGTGA
- a CDS encoding CRISPR-associated protein Cas4 — MDPEREEELWDFLRQAMRLSEDDFERLKVGGLKMNYLRVCPRKLWLFAHQVRLEADAEAVALGRLTHERAYRDRPRRSLLLENLLAIDVLEGEGTLLEIKHAPTFIEAARLQLRYYLYFLARRGVHLRGELRFPRQRRRETVTLDAAAVAEVEAALEEIARIEALPIPPAAPWMPACRRCAYAPLCWG, encoded by the coding sequence GTGGATCCGGAGCGCGAAGAGGAGCTATGGGATTTCCTTCGCCAGGCGATGCGCCTGAGCGAGGACGATTTCGAGCGCCTCAAGGTCGGCGGGCTCAAGATGAACTACCTGCGGGTCTGCCCGCGCAAGCTCTGGCTCTTCGCCCATCAGGTCCGCCTGGAGGCCGACGCTGAGGCCGTGGCCCTGGGCCGCCTCACCCATGAGCGGGCCTACCGCGACCGGCCCCGCCGGAGCCTGCTCCTGGAGAACCTCCTCGCCATCGACGTCCTGGAGGGCGAAGGAACTCTCCTCGAGATTAAGCACGCCCCGACCTTCATCGAAGCCGCCCGGCTGCAGCTGCGCTACTATCTCTACTTCCTGGCCCGCCGGGGAGTCCACCTCCGCGGGGAGCTGCGCTTCCCCCGCCAGCGCCGGCGGGAGACGGTGACCCTGGACGCGGCGGCGGTGGCCGAGGTGGAGGCCGCCCTGGAGGAGATCGCCCGCATCGAAGCCCTCCCCATCCCGCCGGCCGCCCCCTGGATGCCCGCCTGTCGTCGCTGCGCCTACGCCCCGCTGTGCTGGGGATGA
- a CDS encoding LppX_LprAFG lipoprotein yields the protein MKRWIGPALCLLGWLYLLANTACRSASPTPALSAPEILQRAARAMAEIETVHFVLERRGAPDYLDTARTMMLRRVEGDIVRPNGLRGTARIFTLGMVTEIGVLRIGERTWVAFPGIGRWEELSPERGTVIDPRLFFDAEQGLPALLARAELRLVGVETLEGRPAFHLHGEVPSGPLEEWSLGLIAGRLRADLWVEARTFRILRVRLVERDSDPQDPTVWQITLSDFNRPIELHPPEGSASS from the coding sequence ATGAAGCGTTGGATCGGGCCAGCTCTCTGCCTCCTCGGATGGCTCTACCTCCTAGCGAACACCGCATGTCGCTCGGCCTCCCCCACTCCGGCCCTCTCCGCCCCAGAGATCCTGCAACGGGCTGCCCGGGCGATGGCCGAGATCGAAACCGTTCATTTCGTTCTGGAGCGAAGGGGGGCACCGGATTATCTGGACACCGCCCGCACGATGATGCTGCGCCGGGTGGAGGGGGATATCGTCCGGCCGAACGGGTTGCGGGGGACCGCCCGGATCTTCACCCTGGGGATGGTCACCGAGATCGGGGTGCTCCGCATCGGCGAGCGGACCTGGGTGGCGTTCCCGGGGATCGGACGCTGGGAGGAGCTGTCACCGGAGCGCGGCACAGTCATCGACCCCCGCCTCTTCTTCGACGCCGAGCAGGGACTGCCGGCCTTGCTCGCCCGGGCGGAGCTCCGGCTGGTTGGGGTCGAGACGCTGGAAGGCCGGCCGGCTTTTCACCTCCACGGCGAGGTCCCCAGCGGCCCCTTGGAGGAGTGGTCCCTGGGCCTGATCGCCGGGCGCCTGCGCGCCGACCTGTGGGTGGAGGCGCGCACGTTCCGCATCCTGCGGGTCCGCTTGGTGGAGCGGGACAGCGACCCCCAGGATCCCACGGTCTGGCAGATCACCCTCTCGGATTTCAACCGGCCCATCGAGCTGCACCCCCCTGAAGGATCCGCATCTTCGTGA